Genomic DNA from Caloranaerobacter ferrireducens:
AAAGACATAGATTTAAAAACTTTTAATCTTTTTAAATATTCAATAATAAATAATATACAGACGATTATTGCAATTTGGCTACTAGGCATAACCGTAATTGGTATACCAGTAGTATTAATAATAATCGCTCTAAGAGGTTTTATAATTGGTTTTACAGTAGCTTTTTTCATTAAGGAATTTAAAGTTAAAGGAATTACTTTATCTTTACTTTGCTTATTACCCCAAAACATTTTTTTAGTTTCTGGCTTTATCATAATTTCAGTGATTTCTATTTTGTTTTCTATTTCAATTTTAAAAAATAAAATTAATGTAATTAAGCGACCGAGTTTTTTAAACAGGTTTATTAACTATACTATAACTATATTTATTGTATCGATCATTATAATTATAGGCTGTTTAGTAGAATCTTTTACAACACCAATTCTCTTTAAAATAATAAATAATTACTTGACAGTATTTATGAAGTAATTTAATATAAATATGTTATTATATTTTTTAGTAATTAGAACAAAATCTTTGATTTAAGGGGAAGTTCTATGGATTCACTTTTAAATAAATTTCTAGAGTATTTGTTGTATGAAAGAGAAGCCTCTAATAATACAATAGAATCATATAGTAGAGATTTACGTCAATTTAAAAAATATATTATAGAAAATGAGATAAATGATTTTAAGTTAGTTAATAAAACAACTATTATAACGTATCTAGTTTATTTGCAAAAAATTGGACGTGCCCCTTCTACTGTTTCAAGAAATTTAGCTTCAGTAAGGAGTTTTTATCAATTTCTTTTAAATGAGGGGATAGTAAAAAAAGACCCAACTGTAAATTTACAATCTCCTAAACATGAAAAAAGATTACCTCAAATTTTAACTCCTAAAGAAGTAGAGTTATTACTAGAACAACCAGATTTAAACACATCAAAGGGTGTTAGAGATAGAGCAATGCTTGAGCTACTTTATGCAGCTGGTATAAGAGTATCTGAGTTGGTTGCTTTAGATATAGACGATATTAATTTGAAATTAGGGTTTTTAATATGTTCAAAAAATACTTCAAATGAACGTAATATACCGATAGGAAGATTTGCAATAGACATTTTAAATGAATATCTATTAAATCATAGAAGAAGTTTTGTTAAGGATAATAATGTAAAAGCATTATTTTTAAACTATCATGGTAAGAGGTTGACTAGACAAGGGTTTTGGAAGATTATAAAATCGTATACAAAAAAGATTAATCTAAATAAAGCTATAACACCACATACTTTGAGACATTCATTTGCAGTGCATTTAATTGAGAATGGTGCTGATTTAAAATCTGTTCAGGAAATGTTAGGGCACTCAGATATATCTACTACTCAAGTATATGCAAAAATTACAAAACCTACTTTAAGGGATGTTTACAATAAAACTCATCCAAGAGCGTAGCTCCACATTATGTGGGGTTGATTTTTTCTGATTTTATTATAACCCATAGGAGATTATATACCTTATTAAGTTGTGGATAATTTTAATATGATTTCCGTAATGGGTATAGGCAAAGTCTTCCTTTTAATTTTTATTTGAATTGAAGATTTTGTTCTTTAACTTTAGGGTATACTATTTTATTGAAGGAAGGTGAAGTTATGATAAATAGAGTTACATTAATTGTATTAGATAGCGTAGGTATAGGTGCACTTCCAGATGCAAAAATGTATGGTGATGAAGGAAGTCATACTGTCGATAACATTTCAAAACACTTAGGAGGATTACAATTACCAAATTTGGAAAAACTAGGATTAGGCTTAATAGATGGTGTTAATGAAATAAGAAAAACAGATGAACCTATTGGTTCATTTGGTAGATCACTAGAGAAATCAGCAGGTAAAGATACTACGACAGGACATTGGGAAATTGCAGGTATTATTCTTGAGAATCCATTTCCTACTTATCCCAATGGATTTCCTTCTGAAGTAATATCTAAATTTGAAAAAACTATTGGAAGAAAAGTATTAGGTAATAAACCAGCATCAGGTACAGTTATAATTGAAGAACTTGGAAAAGAACATATTGAAACAGGTTGTCCTATAGTATATACTTCTGCTGACAGTGTGTTTCAAATTGCTGCACATGAAGAAATAATTTCTATTAAAGAACTTTATGATATGTGTGAAAAAGCAAGACAAATACTAACAGGGAAGCACAGTGTAGGGAGAGTAATAGCACGTCCATTTTTGGGTAAACCAGGTGAATTTTATAGAACTCCAAACAGAAGAGACTTTGCGTTAAAACCTATCCAAAGAACGATTTTAGATGAAATTAAAGATAAAGGTTATGATGTTATGGCTGTAGGTAAGATTGAGGATATATTTGCTGGTGTAGGAATAACAGAGAGTATTCATACAAAAAATAATATGGATGGTGTAGACAAAACTATTGAGTTTATGAAAACAGATAAAAATGGACTGATATTTACGAATTTAGTTGATTTCGATATGAAGTATGGGCATAGAAATAATGTAGAAGGGTATGCACAAGCGTTAAAAGAATTTGATGAGAGAATACCTGAAATAATTGAAAATTTAAGAGATGATGAAATTTTAATAATAACAGCCGATCATGGTTGTGATCCAACAACAATAAGTACTGATCATTCCAGAGAATATATTCCTATTCTAGTATATGGTAATAAAGTTAAAAGAGGTGTTAATTTAGGAACAAGAGAAACTTTTGCAGATATTGGAGCAACAATTTTAGACATTTTAGGAATAGAAAAATCTATAAATGGTAATAGTTTTGCGAATTTAATCATAGAAAGATAGGAGTGAATGCTATGGATTTATTAAACAAGATTAAAGAAAGTACTGATTTTATTAAAGAGAAAATAAATATTGAACCTCAAATCGGATTAATACTTGGTTCCGGATTAGGTTCTTTAGCAGAAGAGATAGAAAATCCAATATTTATTGAATATAAAGAAATTCCTCATTTTCCTACATCTACTGTTAAAGGACATAAAGGACGTCTTGTGATTGGGGAGCTAGAAGGTAAAAAAGTTGTAGCAATGCAAGGAAGATTCCATTACTATGAAGGGTATTCACTACAAGAAGTGACTTTTCCAGTTAGAGTAATGAAAGCTTTAGGGGTAGAAAAAATAATCGTAACAAATGCTGCTGGTGGAGTAAACAAAGAGTTTACCCCTGGAGATCTTATGGTTATTGAAGATCATATAAATTTTGCTTTTGACAATCCATTAATAGGAAAAAATTATGAAGAATTAGGACCAAGATTCCCAGATATGTCACATGCTTATTCAGATAGATTAATAGATCTTACTTTTAGAGTAGGTGAGGATCTAGGAATACAAATGAAAAAAGGAACATATGTTTTTATGAGTGGTCCTACTTATGAAACACCAGCAGAAATAAAAATGGTGTCTTTTCTTGGTGGAGATGCAGTTGGAATGTCAACTGTACCAGAAGTATTAGTTGCAGTACATTCGGGTATTGAAGTGTTAGGAATTTCTTGTATAACAAATATGGCAGCTGGGATATTAGATCAACCATTAGATCATAGTGAAGTTATAGAAACAACTGTTAAAGTAAAAAACAAATTTATAAGATTAGTTAAAAATATTCTTAAAGAAATTTAATTAACCTAAGGAGGTATAAAGATGAATAATTTAATAGAAAAAATTAAAGAAACAAGTAATTACATAAAAGAGAGAGTTGATTTCAGTCCAGAAATTGGATTGATATTAGGTTCTGGTTTAGGAACATTAGCAGATGAAATTGAAGATAGTATAATTCTAAAGTATGAAGAAATACCAAACTTTCCTGTTTCAACTGTTAAAGGACATGAAGGGAAACTTGTATTTGGAACTTTAGAAGGTAAAAAAGTTGTAGCTATGAAAGGTAGATTCCATTACTATGAAGGTTATTCAATGCAAGAAATTACATTCCCAGTTAGAATTATGAAGGAATTAGGAGTAAAAATGTTGTTAGTAACTAATGCTTGTGGGGGAATGAATAAAGAAGAGCTTTATCCTGGTGCTTTAATGTTAATAGAAGACCATATTAATTTTATGGGAGATAATCCTTTGATTGGACCAAATTACGAAGAATTAGGACCAAGATTCCCAGATATGTCACATGCATATGATAAGGAGCTAATTGAAACAGCTAAAAAAGTAGGAGATAAACTTGGAATAAAAACAGAACAAGGTGTTTATGTTGCTATTAGTGGACCAAATTACATGTCAAGAGCAGAATTGAGTATGTTAAGGAAATTAGGTGCTGATGCTTTAGGTATGTCTACAGTTCCTGAAGTAATTGTAGCTAATCATACAGGAATAAGAGTTTTGGGGATTTCTTGTGTGACTGATATGGCTATTGCACACGAGATTGAATCAATAAGTCATGAACAAGTAATAAAAGTAGCTAACGAAACTAGACCAAAATTTATAAGACTTGTTAAAGGTATAGTTAAAGAGGTGATATTATAATGAGAATGTACGATATAATAAAAAAGAAAAGAGATGGGTTTGAATTAACTAAAGAAGAAATTGAGTTTTTTGTAGAAGGATATACAAAAGGAGATATTCCAGATTATCAAATTTCAGCACTTTTAATGGCAATCTTTTTTAATAAAATGACAAAAAGAGAAACTGTTGATTTAACTAAAGCTATGTTAGATTCAGGAGATAAAATTAATTTATCAAATATAGAAGGTATTAAAGTAGATAAGCACAGCACTGGAGGAGTAGGCGATAAAACAACATTGGTTTTAGGGCCTATGGTTGCAGCTTGTGGACTTCCAGTAGCTAAAATGTCAGGAAGAGGGCTAGGACATACAGGAGGAACTTTAGATAAATTAGAATCTATTAAAGGTTTGAGAATAGAGCTTAGCAAAGATGAATTTGCAAGAAATGTAAATAATATAAATATTGCAGTTTGTGGTCAGACAGGAGACATTGCACCTGCTGACAAAAAACTTTATGCTTTGAGAGATGTTACTGCTACAGTAGATAATATATCTTTAATTGCAAGCAGTATTATGAGTAAGAAGTTAGCAGTAGGTTCTGATGGAATTGTCTTAGACGTAAAAGTTGGTAGTGGAGCTTTTATGAAAGATTTTGATAACGCATATAAATTAGCAGAAGAAATGGTAGACATAGGTAATAGCATGGGAAGACAAACAGTTGCTGTGATTTCTAATATGGATGAACCTTTAGGATACGCAGTAGGTAATGCATTAGAAGTTAAAGAAGCTATTGAAACACTAAGAAATAATGGACCAAAAGATTTAGTAGAGCTTTGCTTAACATTAGGCTCACATATGTTAGTTATTGGTAAAAAGGCTAAAGATTTAAATGAGGCAAGAGAAAAACTAATAGATGTTTTAGAAAGTGGTAAAGCTTATGAAAAATTCATAGAGTTTGTGGAAGCACAGGGAGGAGATGTTAATTACGTAAAAGATACATCTTTATTACCACAAGCTAAATATATATTAGAAGTAAAAAGTGATGAAGAAGGTTATATAAAGTCAATAAATGCAGAAGAAGTTGGCAAATGTGCATTGTTTTTAGGTGCGGGACGTGAAACAAAAGAAAGTGAAATAGATTTATCAGCAGGTATAGTTTTAGCAAAAAAAGTAGATGATAAGGTTTCTAGAGGAGAAATTTTAGCATATATACATTCTAATGATAAGGAAAAAGGGGAAGAAATAGTAAAAAGATTAAAAAGTATAATTAAGATTGGTGAAAGGAATAAAGATAAGAAAAAGTTAATATTTACAATTGTAGAAAAAAGTAATTAAGAGGTTATCTGTATTGATAACCTCTTTTCTTATAATTCATAAGAAATTATGTGCCTTATTAAGTTGTGGATAATTTTAAATATAATTTCATATTATGGTTATAGGCAAAATCTACATTGTAGTTGATTGTAAATCGAAGATTTTGTTCTTTGAATAACTTGTTTATTTGCTGGATAACCTAAGTATAAATAATAGAAAGGAGGTATTTAATGTATATAAAAAAAGTATTTACAGTGATAATTATGTTTATATTAATTTTTAACTCTTTAATGTGCTTTGCAGATTCTAATTTTGATATTCAAGCAAAATCTGCAATTTTAATAGATGCATCATCGGGTAAAGTTATTTATGAAAAAAATCCTCATGAAAAATTAGCTCCTGCAAGTATAACTAAAATTATGGTTCTTTTACTTGCTATGGAAGCTTTAGAATCAAATAAAATAAAATTAGATGATAAAGTAGTGATAAGTGCCAATGCATCGAGTATGGGTGGAAGTCAAATTTATTTAGAAGAAGGTGAAGAGCAGACAGTTGAAGACTTAATAAAGTCAATTAGTCTTCGTTCTGCCAATGATGCAGCTGTGGCATTAGGTGAATATATAGCGGGAAGTGAAGAAATTTTTATTGAAATGATGAATAATAAAGCAAAAGAATTAGGAATGGAAAATACAAATTTCAAGAATATTACAGGATTAGATGAAGAAGGGCATTATACTTCTGCTTATGATGTTAGCATAATGTCTAAAGAATTGCTAAAACATAAGAAAATACATCAATGGTTAACTGTATGGATGAGCTCTGTAAAAGTAGGTAAAGAAAAGGATGTTGTACAGAATTTAGTAAACACTAATAGATTAATACATGATTATAAAGGTGCTAATGGTATTAAAACTGGATTTACTAGAAAAGCAGGATATTGTTTATCAGCTTCAGCTACAAGAGGAAATTTAACGTTAATTAGTGTGGTAATGGGTTGTAAGAATTCGAGTATTAGATTTAAAGAATCTAAGAAGTTATTGGATTATGGATTTGCAAACTATCAATCAATTCCTTTAGCTAAAAAGAATATTGTAGTAAAAAAAATACCTGTTCAAAAAGGAAAAATTGATAGTGTAGAAGTTATAATAGAAGATGATTTAAGCTATCTAGTTAAAAAAGGGAGCACAATAGATGTAAAAAAAGAGATTATTTTACCAAGTTATATTAGCGCTCCAACACCAAAGAATACCAAAATTGGAGAAATAATTTATAAAGTAGGAGAAAAAGAGATAGGTAGAGTAAATTTAGTTGTTAAGCAAAATATAAATAAAGCTTCTATAAAAGATTCAATAAGAAAGATATTTAAAGTAATGTTAGGTACCATATAGAAATTTTAATATTTAGTGCTAGATATATTTTGCTTTATTTTTAAAATGGTTGTAAAATATATCTAGCATATTTTTTTAAGGTGATTATATGAAATTAAAAGTCTATAGAGAAAAATTAAATCAATATATAATAAATTATGAAATTAAAAATATATTATTTATTGCAAGTGAGATATCTAAAGAATATAATAAAGAAGTTTATTTAGTAGGTGGACAAGTTCGAGATATTATACTTGGAAATAAAAGTAATGATTTAGATTTTGTAGTTATAGAAGATGCAATAGATTTTTTAAAAAAATTAAATGAGAGAATAGGTGGAAAAGTTAAGTGTTATAAGAATTTTCTATCTGGTTCAATAGTATTAGAAAAAGGAATTAATATAGATATAACAACAGCAAGAAAAGAAATCTATGAAAAACCTGGGAGCTTACCACTTGTTTTTAAAGGGAATTTATTAGAAGACATAAAAAGAAGAGATTTTACAATTAATTGTTTACTGGTAGACATAAAAAAATTACCTGATTTAGAAATAGTAGATTTTGTTGATGGGATAAAAGATTTAAATAACAAGAAAATTAGAATATTACACGAGAGAAGTTTTATAGATGATCCTACAAGAATGATTAGAGCTATAAGATTCGCTTGTAAATTAGGATTTGAAATTGAAAAAGATACTAAAAAATTATTATTAAATTCAGTTGAGAAAGGTTACATTAAATTTGTTAATGAAGATAGAATTTTTCGAGAAATAGTAAAAATTCTATTTATAAACGAAAAATATATAGGTATTCGTATGTTATATGAATACAATTTGTTTCAAAATACATTTTTATCGAATTATATTAATAAGAAAATTATAGAATATTTTAGAATAATTGAAAATAAATTGTCTTTAATTTGCAATCTTTATAATATTAAAAGTGAAACCATGGATGTAATTAATTTATTAATATTATTTCATAATATAGATTTAAGTTATTTACTAGAATTATTTAAAAAATTAAATATACAAAAGAAAATTAAGAAAAAGATAATAAATATTAAAAACAATTACGGTCATATTAATAATCTTATTAATAAAAGCAAAATTTCTATTGAAATAATTTATAAAATTATTGAATTGGTTAATATCGAAGGATTAATATATTTTGCCATAATAAATTTTGATAACAATATTTTCATTGAAAAAATAATAGAATATAGTGAAATTTATAATAAAATGAAATTAATTGTAACAGGCGAAAATATTAAATAAAATTATTAAAGAAAATGAAAGTTGGGATGGAAATGACAATAGTCAGTAATTTGTGGGCTGCTTTAATAAATAAAATATATTTATTACCAGCTTTATTAATCTCTATTACTTTACATGAATTAGCACATGGTTATACTGCTTATTTATTAGGGGATAATACAGCAAAGATA
This window encodes:
- the xerD gene encoding site-specific tyrosine recombinase XerD — translated: MDSLLNKFLEYLLYEREASNNTIESYSRDLRQFKKYIIENEINDFKLVNKTTIITYLVYLQKIGRAPSTVSRNLASVRSFYQFLLNEGIVKKDPTVNLQSPKHEKRLPQILTPKEVELLLEQPDLNTSKGVRDRAMLELLYAAGIRVSELVALDIDDINLKLGFLICSKNTSNERNIPIGRFAIDILNEYLLNHRRSFVKDNNVKALFLNYHGKRLTRQGFWKIIKSYTKKINLNKAITPHTLRHSFAVHLIENGADLKSVQEMLGHSDISTTQVYAKITKPTLRDVYNKTHPRA
- a CDS encoding D-alanyl-D-alanine carboxypeptidase family protein, which produces MYIKKVFTVIIMFILIFNSLMCFADSNFDIQAKSAILIDASSGKVIYEKNPHEKLAPASITKIMVLLLAMEALESNKIKLDDKVVISANASSMGGSQIYLEEGEEQTVEDLIKSISLRSANDAAVALGEYIAGSEEIFIEMMNNKAKELGMENTNFKNITGLDEEGHYTSAYDVSIMSKELLKHKKIHQWLTVWMSSVKVGKEKDVVQNLVNTNRLIHDYKGANGIKTGFTRKAGYCLSASATRGNLTLISVVMGCKNSSIRFKESKKLLDYGFANYQSIPLAKKNIVVKKIPVQKGKIDSVEVIIEDDLSYLVKKGSTIDVKKEIILPSYISAPTPKNTKIGEIIYKVGEKEIGRVNLVVKQNINKASIKDSIRKIFKVMLGTI
- a CDS encoding CCA tRNA nucleotidyltransferase, which encodes MKLKVYREKLNQYIINYEIKNILFIASEISKEYNKEVYLVGGQVRDIILGNKSNDLDFVVIEDAIDFLKKLNERIGGKVKCYKNFLSGSIVLEKGINIDITTARKEIYEKPGSLPLVFKGNLLEDIKRRDFTINCLLVDIKKLPDLEIVDFVDGIKDLNNKKIRILHERSFIDDPTRMIRAIRFACKLGFEIEKDTKKLLLNSVEKGYIKFVNEDRIFREIVKILFINEKYIGIRMLYEYNLFQNTFLSNYINKKIIEYFRIIENKLSLICNLYNIKSETMDVINLLILFHNIDLSYLLELFKKLNIQKKIKKKIINIKNNYGHINNLINKSKISIEIIYKIIELVNIEGLIYFAIINFDNNIFIEKIIEYSEIYNKMKLIVTGENIK
- a CDS encoding purine-nucleoside phosphorylase, which translates into the protein MDLLNKIKESTDFIKEKINIEPQIGLILGSGLGSLAEEIENPIFIEYKEIPHFPTSTVKGHKGRLVIGELEGKKVVAMQGRFHYYEGYSLQEVTFPVRVMKALGVEKIIVTNAAGGVNKEFTPGDLMVIEDHINFAFDNPLIGKNYEELGPRFPDMSHAYSDRLIDLTFRVGEDLGIQMKKGTYVFMSGPTYETPAEIKMVSFLGGDAVGMSTVPEVLVAVHSGIEVLGISCITNMAAGILDQPLDHSEVIETTVKVKNKFIRLVKNILKEI
- the spoIIM gene encoding stage II sporulation protein M, giving the protein MIGISTGAITIRVVDDTTRTQIINYLNSFFSIINKDIDLKTFNLFKYSIINNIQTIIAIWLLGITVIGIPVVLIIIALRGFIIGFTVAFFIKEFKVKGITLSLLCLLPQNIFLVSGFIIISVISILFSISILKNKINVIKRPSFLNRFINYTITIFIVSIIIIIGCLVESFTTPILFKIINNYLTVFMK
- a CDS encoding purine-nucleoside phosphorylase — encoded protein: MNNLIEKIKETSNYIKERVDFSPEIGLILGSGLGTLADEIEDSIILKYEEIPNFPVSTVKGHEGKLVFGTLEGKKVVAMKGRFHYYEGYSMQEITFPVRIMKELGVKMLLVTNACGGMNKEELYPGALMLIEDHINFMGDNPLIGPNYEELGPRFPDMSHAYDKELIETAKKVGDKLGIKTEQGVYVAISGPNYMSRAELSMLRKLGADALGMSTVPEVIVANHTGIRVLGISCVTDMAIAHEIESISHEQVIKVANETRPKFIRLVKGIVKEVIL
- a CDS encoding phosphopentomutase: MINRVTLIVLDSVGIGALPDAKMYGDEGSHTVDNISKHLGGLQLPNLEKLGLGLIDGVNEIRKTDEPIGSFGRSLEKSAGKDTTTGHWEIAGIILENPFPTYPNGFPSEVISKFEKTIGRKVLGNKPASGTVIIEELGKEHIETGCPIVYTSADSVFQIAAHEEIISIKELYDMCEKARQILTGKHSVGRVIARPFLGKPGEFYRTPNRRDFALKPIQRTILDEIKDKGYDVMAVGKIEDIFAGVGITESIHTKNNMDGVDKTIEFMKTDKNGLIFTNLVDFDMKYGHRNNVEGYAQALKEFDERIPEIIENLRDDEILIITADHGCDPTTISTDHSREYIPILVYGNKVKRGVNLGTRETFADIGATILDILGIEKSINGNSFANLIIER
- a CDS encoding pyrimidine-nucleoside phosphorylase; protein product: MRMYDIIKKKRDGFELTKEEIEFFVEGYTKGDIPDYQISALLMAIFFNKMTKRETVDLTKAMLDSGDKINLSNIEGIKVDKHSTGGVGDKTTLVLGPMVAACGLPVAKMSGRGLGHTGGTLDKLESIKGLRIELSKDEFARNVNNINIAVCGQTGDIAPADKKLYALRDVTATVDNISLIASSIMSKKLAVGSDGIVLDVKVGSGAFMKDFDNAYKLAEEMVDIGNSMGRQTVAVISNMDEPLGYAVGNALEVKEAIETLRNNGPKDLVELCLTLGSHMLVIGKKAKDLNEAREKLIDVLESGKAYEKFIEFVEAQGGDVNYVKDTSLLPQAKYILEVKSDEEGYIKSINAEEVGKCALFLGAGRETKESEIDLSAGIVLAKKVDDKVSRGEILAYIHSNDKEKGEEIVKRLKSIIKIGERNKDKKKLIFTIVEKSN